The genomic segment AAGACTACTACTAAGGATATAATCTACTCTATACTTTCACAGAGATATAGATGTAAGAAAACAGAGGGAAACTATAATAATCATATCGGTCTTCCTTTTACTATCTTACAACTTGAAGATAGTGATGAGATAATTGTTTTAGAGATGGGAATGAGTAGTTTTGGAGAGATTGATACACTTTGTAAAATTTCACAACCAAACTATGGAATAATAACAAATATAGGAGACTCACATCTCGAATTTTTAAAAACAAGAGAGAATGTATTTAAAGCTAAAAGTGAGATTGTTAAATATGTAGATAGTGATAAACTATTAGTCTGTGGAGATGATTTTTATTTAAAAAGCTTAAATTCATTAACAGTAGGTTATGGAGCTAATTGCAAATATCAGATTACAGATTTTGTAGATAGTGATAATGGGATAGAGTTAACATTGGATTCTAACCATTATAATGTAAGATTAAATGGAGAACACAACTGTTTAAACTCTGCTATGGGTATAATTATGGGAGAGAGATTTAATTTAAGTTGTGATGAGATTCAAAGGGGATTAGGTAGTTTAAATCTAACTCCAATGAGATTTCAAAAGATTGAGAAAGGTGAAACTATCTATATAAATGATGCATATAATGCTAGTCCTATTTCTATGAGATATTCTTTAGAGACTTTTGATAGATTGTATAATGATAGGGTAAAAATAGCTGTATTAGGAGATATGCTTGAATTAGGGGAAGATGAGATCAAGTATCATAGAGAGGTTTTAGAAAAAGCTAACTCTATAAAAGTTGACAAGATATATGTGTATGGGCCTAGAATGAAGAAGGCTTATGAGATCTTGGAAGATACTAAATTAATAACTCATTTTTCTGATAAGGAGCAGATAAAAGCTGAAATTAGAGAGAGTTTTCCTCAAGCTAAAGCTATCCTATTAAAGGGATCAAGAGGGATGAAAATGGAAGAGATTATAGAAGGATAGGGAGAAGATATGCTGTATTTAATAGGAGAGTACGTTAATAAGTTTCAATTTTTAAAGTCTATTTATTTAAGAAGTTTTATGGCTTTTATTTTAGCCTTTGCTATAGTATTAATAGCAGGGAAGCCTTTCATAAATTATTTAAAAGTAAAAAAATTTGGTGAGAAGATAAGAGAGGAAGGACCTACTTCTCATATGTCAAAGAAAGGTACTCCTACAATGGGAGGGGTATTGATTGTTTTAACTATCTTAGTGACAAATTTATTAATAGCTGATATATCTAATAGAATAATTATATTACTATTGCTAACTATGATGGGATTTGCAGGAATTGGATTTATAGATGACTACAAGAAGTTCACTGTAAATAAAAAGGGATTATCTGGAAAGAAAAAGCTTTTAGGTCAAGGATTAATAGCAATTTTAGTATGGTGTTTTGTAAATTATTTTGGACTTGCTGGAAGTAAGTTGATTGATCTAGCAATAATAAATCCAATCTATTCACACCATATGTTATATTTAGGAAGTTTTGGAATGTTACTATTTATTTTAATAATATTGATGGGAACATCAAATGCTGTAAATATAACAGATGGTTTAGATGGTCTGGCTATAATGCCAATGGTAATATGTTCAGCTATTTTAGGAGTAGTGGCATATTTTACAGGACATATGGAGTTAAGTAATCACTTAAACTTATTTTATATAGAGGGATCTGGAGAGATAACAGTATTTTTATCAGCTGTATGTGGATCAGGGTTAGGGTTTTTATGGTATAACTTCTATCCAGCACAGATATTTATGGGAGATACAGGATCATTGACACTAGGAGGAATACTAGGAGTTGTAGCTATACTATTGAAGCAGGAATTGATACTACCAATAATAGGTGGAGTATTTGTTATGGAAGCTTTATCTGTAATTATTCAAGTTGGATCTTTTAAATTGAGAGGGAAGAGAGTATTTAAGATGGCTCCTATTCATCACCATTTTGAATTGTGTGGACTTGCTGAAACGAAGGTAACAATGAGATTTTGGATAGCAACATTGATGTTTGGAATAATAGCCTTAGGAATAGTGAGAATGAGAGGAATACTTTAAAAACAATATAACCACGGTAATCAACCGTGGTTATAAGTATATCTAGGATAGAAAAAATAAAGAGAGGTAAAACTATGAAAAAAGCAATGGTTTTTGGTGCTGGAGTCAGTGGACTTGGAGCTAAGAAACTTTTAGAACATATGGGGTATGAGGTAATACTTATTGATGATAAAGTTGGATTAAAATCTATAGAGGGGATCGAATTATTAAAAGAGGTTGAGATCTTTATAAAGAGTCCAGGGGTACCATATAATGATTTGGTGCTTGAAGCTAAAAAAAATAAGATAAAAGTTATAGATGAAATTGAATTATGTTATCAATATATGATAAAATATGGTACTACTACAAAGATTATAGGAGTAACTGGAACAAATGGAAAGACAACTGTTACAACTAAGATAACAGAGTTGCTACAATACTCAGGATACAAAGCAAGTTATGCTGGAAATATAGGTGTGAGTCTTGCAGAATTACTTTTAAAAGGTGAGGAGCTAGATTATATTGTTCTTGAATTGAGTTCGTTTCAATTGGAGAATTTAGAGAAGTTTAAACCATATATCTCTTTAGTAACAAATTTAACTCCAGATCACTTAGCTAGATATAAAGATGTTGAAGAGTACTATGATACAAAATTTAACATCTGTAAAAATCAAACTAAAGATGAGTATTTTATATTCAATTTAGATAGTGAGGAGTTATTAAAAAGAGAGAAGTTAATCCTAGCTACTAAGATAGAGGTATCACAGGATAAAAAAGGGGATTGTTATATTGAGGGTGGCAAAATGTATTGGAGAGGTGAAGAGGTTTTAGAGATTGAAAAATTGTCTTTAAAAGGAAAACACAACCTTGAAAATATGTTATTTATTGTCACAGTTGGGAAAATTTGTGGTGTAGACAATCAAAAAATAAGAGAATTTCTATATACAACTAAGACATTGGAACATAGAATGGAAGAGTTCTTCGATTATGGAAAATTGAAATTTATAAATGATTCAAAGGGAACTAATATAGAGTCTACAACATTTGCAGTGGAGGCATTCAAAGGGTGCATATTGATATGTGGTGGTTATGATAAAAAATTGGATTGGACACCTTTAGTTGAGTTGATAAAAAACAGGGTGGATCAAGTTTATTTGATAGGAGATATAGCTGATAAGTTAGAGAGTGAACTTTTGAAGATACAGTATGAGAAGGATAGGATACATCTATTGAGAGATGTTAAAACTTGTTTAGAGGATATAAAGAAAAGATATACTCAGTCTGATGAGAAAATAGTGCTATTCTCTCCAGCAACATCTAGTTATGATCAGTTTAAAAGTTTTGAACACAGAGGACAGGTATTCAAAGAATTAGTGAGAGAGATTTTTGGTAGGTGAGTTATTTGAGAAAAGTAATCTTAACAACTGGAGGAACAGGAGGTCATATTTACCCAGCTCTTTCAGTGGCAGATGAGTTGAGAAGAAGAGGAGTAGAGGTGCTGTTTGTAGGAACAAGCATCAGAATGGAAAAGGATATAGTACCAAAGGCTGGATTTAAGTTTATAGGTTTGAATATAGCTCCTCCAAGAAGTGTAAAAAATATGATAGGCTATGTAAAGGGGATATTTCAAGGGATATCTTTGGTGTTAAAAGAGAAACCAGATGCTATAATAGGATTTGGAAACTATATCTCCATACCAGTATTAATAGGTGGGGTAGTAGCTAGAAGAAAGATATATCTACAGGAACAAAATGCAAATTTAGGAGGGACAAATAAGCTCTTTTATAGATTTGCTAAAAAGATATTCTTAGCTTTTGAAAAAACTTATGATGATATTCCTATAAAATTTCAAAATAAGTGCTTGGTAACAGGAAATCCTTTGAGAGAGGAGATATACAAGATCAAAGGAAGCGAGGAGAGAGAGCGTCTAAAAGTTGAAAAGAACGAGAAGATTCTTTTGATAACTGGAGGAAGTTTGGGAGCTAAGGAGATAAATGACGCACTATTAAAAAATTGGGATAGGGTATTGGAAGATAAAGATTTAAGAATCTATTGGGCTACTGGAGAAAAGAACTATGATGAGATAGTTAAAAGTATAAATAGAATTAAGATCCAAGATACTGTTAGACCATATTTTGATAATATGATAAACATTATGGCAGCAGCAGACTTAATAGTTTGCAGAGCTGGTGCATTGACAATTTCAGAGATAATACAGTTGGGGAAACCGTCAGTAGTTATTCCATATAACTCAATAAAAGTAGGACAGTATGCCAATGGAAAACTCCTAAAAGATGTGGGAGCGGCACAGATGTATAAAAATTCAGAAGCTAGTATAGCAATAGAGAAAGCTTTTGAGCTTTTAGAAAATAAGAGTGAATTAGATGTTATGAAGATAAATATAAAAAATTTGAAAACAGAGAATGCAGTTAAGAAGATTGTTGATTCTCTTGATATTTGGAGGAATTAAGTTGAAAAAAATTTATTTTATTGGGATAAATGGAATAGGAATGAGTGGACTTGCAAAAATTATGAAATGTAAAGGATATGAGGTAGAGGGAACTGACCTAAGCCGTTCATATGTCACTGATGAGTTAGAAAGTATTGGAATTACAGTTCATCAAGAGCATTCAGAGAAAAACTTAGAGGGTAAGGATTTTGATATGATAATAGCTTCAAGTGCTATAAAAAAAGAGAATCCAGAATATATATATGCCTTAGAAAATGGAATAAAAGTAGTAAAAAGAGGAGAGCTATTAGCTATGCTTTTAAATGAAGAGTGTGGAATAGCTTTTGCAGGAACACATGGAAAGACAACAACAAGTTCAATGGCAGCATCTGTTATGTTACCGTTAGATCCAACAATAGTTGTAGGTGGAATCTTACCAGAGATAGGATCCAATGCAAAACCAGGAAAAGCAAGTTACTTTATAGCTGAAGCTGATGAGAGCGATAATTCATTCCTGTATATGAATCCAAAATACTCAGTTATAACTAATATTGAGGCAGATCACTTAGAAAATCATGGATCATTAGAGAATATAATTAAATCTTTCTCAAAATTTATAGATCAAACTTCTGAAGAGGTATTAATATGCTCAGATTGTGAGATCTTGAGAGGATTAGCTGCAACAAAAGAGAACAAGTGTATAAAGAGATACAGTATTAAAGATAGAACTGCAGATATCTATGCTGAAAATATAGAGATTGGAAATGGAAAAACAAGTTATGATGTAAATATAGCTGGAGAAAAGATTGGAAGATTCACTCTATATATTCCAGGAGAGCACAACATATTAAACTCATTACCTGTTATATATCTAGCTTTAAAATTTGGTTTGGAAGAGAAGGATATTGAAAGAGCTTTTGAAAAATTTAGAGGTTCAAAAAGAAGATATGATGTATTATACAGTGGAAATGGAATTAGAGTGATAGATGACTATGCTCATCATCCAACAGAGATAAAGGCAACTTTACAGGGAGCAAGATCAATAGAGAGTAGCAAAATAACTGTAATTTTCCAACCACACCGTTATAGTAGAGTGAAATTCCTATTGGAAAATTTCAAAAATGCTTTTGAAAAAGCTGATGAAGTAGTTCTTTTACCTATATACAGTGCAGGAGAAAAGGATAATTTTGGAGTAACTATTGAGGATTTACAAAATATTATTGAATGTCCAAAGGCTATCCTTGAGAAAAATCCACAAAATATAGATGATATGATAATGGAATTTGAAGGAGATAGAGTATTTATGTTTATGGGAGCTGGAGATATATCGAAGATAGCTCACAGAGTAGCAGAAAAATTGGAAAGGAAATATAGCTAATGAGAGTTTACGAAAATTATAGTGTAAAGAAACATTCTAATATGAAAATTGGTGGAACAGCTAAAAAATTTATAGTTGTTGAAAATAAAGAGGAATTAAAGGATATATTTGAAAATGAAAAAAATATATTCTTAATAGGAAATGGGACAAATACTCTTATAGATGAGGGAGAACTAGATATTACATTTGTTTCATTAAAAGAGCTGAATAAGATAGAGGAGCTTCAAGAGGGATTGGTACGTGTGGAAGCAGGGCTAGACTTTAGTAAGTTGACAGCTTTTATGAATAAAAATAATTACTCAGGTCTTGAAAATCTAGCAGGAATTCCAGGAAGTGTAGGTGGACTTGTCTATATGAATGGAGGAGCCTACGGAAGTGAGATATTTGACTGTATAAAAGAGATTGAGATATTTGATGAGAATCATCAGATAAAGACTCTAAAAAAAGAGGAGATAAATTTCTCATATAGAAGTACAGAGATACAGGAGAAAAAATGGGTAATAATAAGTGCTACATTTGAGTTTAAAAGAGGTTTTGATTTGAAAAAAGTGATAGAGATACAAGCTCTAAGAGAGAGTAAACAACCTCTAGATAAACCAAATTTAGGAAGTACTTTTAAGAATCCAAAGGGGGATTTTTCAGCTAGGCTTATATCAGAAGCAGGTCTTAAGGGGACAAAAATAGGTGGAGCAGAGATATCTCCAAAGCACCCTAACTTCATAGTTAATCATGGGGAAGCAACATTTAAGGATATTGAAGGGATATTAGCTCTTGTTAAGAGTAAGATAAAAGAGCTATATGATGTTGAACTTGAAGAAGAGATAATAATATTAAGAAATAATGGATAATTTTAGAGGTGAAAGATGAGAATAGCAGTATTTATGGGAGGGATCTCTTCAGAGAGAGAGGTATCTTTAAGAAGTGGAGCAGCAATATTAGAGAGCTTAAAAAATCAAGGTTATGATGCATATGGAGTAGATGTAACTGAAGATAATTTAATAACAGCATTCACAGAAAATGAGTATGACTTAGCATATATCGCTCTACATGGTGGATATGGAGAGAATGGAACATTTCAAGGATTATTGGATATGTTAAATAAGCCATATACAGGATCAGGAGCGATGGAAAGTGCTGTAACTATGGATAAAGCCTATACAAAAGCTGTAGCAAAAATGGCTGGAATAAAAGTGGCAAAAACATATAATAGTGTTGAAGAGATAGATGGATTTCCAGTAGTTGTAAAACCTTCAAGAGATGGCTCAAGTGTAGGAATATATTTCTGTAACAATAAAGAGGAAGTTTACAATGCCCTAAAAGAGCTAGAAGGAAAGAGACCTCTAATAGAAGAGATGATACAGGGAGATGAATTAACTGTAGGAGTTCTAAATGGAGAGGGACTAGGTGTATTGAGAATAATACCTAAAAATGAGTTTTATGATTATGAATCAAAGTATGCAGCTGGTGGATCTGTACATGAATATCCAGCAAAGATTGAGAAATCAGCTTATGACAAGGCGATGGAAAATGCAGTGAAAATACACAACATAGTGGGACTAAAGGGAATTTCAAGAAGTGACTTTATGTTAAAAGATGGAGAGGTGTATTTCTTAGAGGTAAACACTTGTCCAGGAATGACAAAAACAAGCTTAATACCAGATTTAGGTACACTTAAAGGATATACTTTTGATGATCTAGTTAGAATTATGGTGGATACTTTTAGAAGATAGGAGAGTTTCTTTTGAAGTTTATAATAAGATTAATTATGATATATCTATTTAGTTGTTTACTTTATTTAATTCCAAGTAAATTTTTAAGTTTAGATTTTTTCAAAATAAAAGAGATAAAAATAGAAGGAAATTCGAAAATTTTATCAAATGAATTGACAGAACTTATAGAAAAACTTTATAATACTAATATATGGGAAATAGATATTAAAAAATTGGAAGAGTATTTAAAACAAGACGTTAGAGTGGAAGATGTAAAAATAGAGAATCCAGATTTAGGCCTTTTAAAAATAAAGATTAAAGAGAAAGAACTAGCTTATTATGTACAGATAAAAGGGAAGGTTTATCTTTTAGATCAAAATGGGAAAATTTTTGGTATGTTAAAGGAGAGACCTGAAAAGGATATTTATTTTATGGTGGCTAAAGACGAGAACGATATAATGAAATTATTAGAACTTTCAAAGGTGTTAGATGACTCTATTCTAAAAAATTTAATTTCCCAAATTTATATTAAAGATAAAGATTGTATAGAGATTATTTTGTTAGATGGAACAATAATTAAAACGAATTTACTTGTAGAGAAAGAGAAGTACAAAATATTAGAAACTTTGTATAATGAGCTTGTAAAAACTAAAAAAGTTGAGTACATTGACATTAGATTTGATGATTTTATAGTTAAGAGTTCAGAGGAGAAAAATAATGGGAAATAGAGGGAAAATATTAAAGACAGTAATTGATATAGGAAACAATAAGATCAAGGCAATTACTGGAGAATTATCAGAAAATGGTGAAGTTTTAAGAGTTCTTAAATATATCGAATCTCCAAGTGAAGGAATGATAAAAAATGATATTAAAGATGGAGAAGCACTATCAAAATCAATAAAAACCGTTATAGATGAATTAGCTAACTACTCTGATGAAGATATTGAAGCAGTGACTGTTGGAATGGGTGGAGAGAGCATAAAATCTAGAACAATAAATGTGGAGATATTTTTTGAAGAGGACGAGATAACAGAAGAACACATTAAATTACTAGTAAAAGAAGCTGAAGAAAAGGTATTAAATGAAGAGGAGCAGATATTAAAAACAGAGATATACAATGTAAAAGTTAATAACTCTGGAATTATTAAAAATCCTTTAGGGCTTGTTGGGACAAAACTACAAGCAGATGTTCATTTGATATTTACTGAGAAAAAAAGAGTAGCTAAGTTAGTGGAGACAATAAATAGAATAGGTATAGATGTAGAGAATATAATCTTAAACGCCTATGCTTCTGCAAAATCAACTCTTGAAGAGGAAGATAGAAGAATGGGAGTTGCCCTTGTAGATATAGGAGAGGGAAGTACAGACATTATACTGTATAAGAATGATAAGATAATCTACACAGAGACTATACCTCTAGGTGGAATGCATTTTAAGAGTGATTTAATGTATATCTTAAAATTAAATGAAGAGGATACAGCTATAGAGATTCTAGATAAGTATAGAGAAAAAGATATATCTCCAGAGGGGTATATCTACTATGGGGAAGGGAAATATATCGCTGCCCTAGAACTTGAAGATTTTATAAATGCCAGAGTGGAGGAGATGATAGATTATATAAATAGCACTATCGAAAAATCTGGATTTACTGGGTATTTAGGAAAAGGTCTTGTCTTAACTGGAGGAGTAGTTTATGATAAGATAATCAATGCTGATAAATTACTTGAAAAGATAAATAAAAAAACAGGGTATGTGGCTAGAAAAGTTTTACCAAGTACATTTAGTGGTCTTGATAGTGTAAATACAAGTATGGCAACTGCAATAGGACTATTTTATGAAGTTATGGAAGAAGAAGACCAAAAAATAAGAACAGGAAGTTATACTCATCAAGAGATAGAGTTAAAAAATGAAAAGATTGAGCAAGAGATAAAAGAAGATGAGAAATTAATAGAAACAATAGAAGATGAGTTACAAAAAACAGAGGATATAAAACAGGAAAATAAAATGATGAAAGCTATAAAAAATTGGTTTTCAAATTTCATATAATTAGGGAGGGTAGAGAAGTATGTTAATGGATCAAGATTTGGTAAAGATAAAAGTGCTAGGAGCAGGTGGAGCAGGTGGAAATGCAATAAATGATATGATCTCTTCAGGAGTAGGAGGAGTGGAGTATATCGCAGCAAATACAGATGCTCAAGATTTAGGAAAATCATTAGCTGACATAAGAATACAACTAGGGGAGAAGTTAACTAGAGGATTGGGAGCAGGTGCTGACCCAGAGATAGGAAGACAAGCAGCAGAGGAAGATGTTGAAAAGATAAAAAATCTATTAGAAGATACAGATATGTTATTCATAACTGCAGGAATGGGTGGAGGAACAGGAACTGGATCAGCTCCAGTAATAGCAAAAGTTGCTAAAGAGTTGGGAGTTCTTACTGTTGCTGTTGTAACTAGACCATTCTCATTTGAAGGAAGAAAGAGAAAGAATAATGCAGATGTTGGAATTGAAAATCTAAAGAAAGCTGTAGATGCTTTAGTAATTATACCGAATGATAAGTTATTTGAGTTACCAGATAAAACAATAACTTTACAGAATGCTTTTAAAGAAGCTAACAATATCTTAAAGATAGGTATTAGAGGTGTAGCAGACCTTATGATAGGAAACGGACTTATCAACCTAGACTTTGCAGATATTAAAGCTACAATGTTAGATTCAGGAGTGGCTGTATTAGGATTTGGAGAGGGAGAAGGAGAGAACAGAGCTATAAAAGCTACTGAAAAAGCATTACAATCTCCATTACTAGAGAAATCTATACTAGGTGCTAGCAAAATACTTATCAATATAACAGGAGCTCCAGATATAACTCTTATGGAAGCACAAACTATATCTGATATGATTAGAGATGCAGCTGGAAAAACTGCTGATGATGTAATGTTTGGACTAGTTATTGAACCTGAATTTGGAGATAGAGTTCAAGTAACTATAATAGCAAATAACTTTGCTAATGAAGAGGAAAAAAATGAGCCTTTTATAAATGTGGATATAGCTAAAACTGAAAAAGTAGCTACTGAAACAAAAGAGGAAGCTGAAAAACCAAACTTGGATCTACCACCTTGGGTAAGAAAAAGATAAAAATAGCTTGAAAAATTTAATAAAGTGTGATAGAATATAAAACGACCCTGCTCAAAAACGTTTGTGTTTTGGGCTAATACCATAGGGAGGAGGTTAAAAGATGAAAAAATACGAAATTATGTTCATTATCAACCCAACTATACTTGAAGAAGGTAGAGAGGCTGTTATTGAAAAAGTAACTGGAGTTTTAACTGCTGCAGGAGCAACTATTCAAAAGAGCGAGAAATGGGGAGAAAGAAAATTAGCTTATCCTATCGATAAGAAAAAGACTGGTTTCTACGTATTAACTACTTTTGAAATTGACGGAACTGTATTATCAGATGTTGAATTAAAACTAAACATCGTAGAAGAAGTATTAAGATACATCATAGTTAAGCAAGACTAATAATCAGTTAATGTTAAAAATCAAGAGGAGGTTATAAAAATGGCAGAATTCAGAAGAAGAAGAGCTAAATTAAGAGTTAAAGCTGAAGAAATTGATTATAAAAATGTAGACCTTTTAAAAAGATTCGTATCTGATAAAGGAAAAATCAATCCTTCAAGAGTAACTGGAGCTAACGCTAAGTTACAAAGAAAGATAGCTAAAGCTATAAAAAGAGCTAGAAATATCGCTTTAATTCCTTATACAAGAATTGAAAAGTAATTTATTAGACTGGAAGAGATTCCAGTCTTTTTTCTTTTTTGCTCTCTAGATTATATCAAATCAATTTTACAAAAAAATAAAAAAAGACATGCTCTTGATAAAGCTGTCTTTTTTATTGACTTAAAAACTATTTAGCCATAGCTTTTTGAAGTCTAGTACTTAAAGTAGCTGCGTTAGCTTTTAAGAATTTCATAACTTCTACATCGTTAAGTCCTTTTAAAGTTTTTAAAGTTCTTGAACAAACTTTTACTTTAACAGAAGTTCCATTTACGTTGATAGAAGTAACTTGTAGGTTAGGTTTCCAAACTCTTCTAGTTAATCTGTGTGAGTGAGAAATTTGGTTTCCGCTGATTAGTCCTACTCCTGTAATTTCACATCTTTGCATTCTAATTCTCTCCTTTCCTAAAATCACTTACATACACAATGCATATAATTGTATCATTAAATCAAGGAAATTTCAAGTTTTTTTTAAATTTTCTTGAATAAACTTAGGAAAATAAAAGATTTATGGTATAATAAAAAATGAATGTAATAAAAATATAGGGAGAAAAAAATGAACGGACATAGTTATAAAGTATTAGAATTTGATAAATTAAGAGAAGAATTAGCTAACTATAGCGTTATAGAAGAGAATCATTATAAAATAATGAATTTATCTCCAATGAGAGATTTTAGTTCTGTAAATAGAGAACTGGATATTTTAAGAGATTTTATGGATTTCCTAAAGTTTGATGGTGGATTTGAAACTGCTGGAATGAAAGATATATGTAAGATGACAGAAAAATCTCAACTTATAGGAACATACCTAGATGTTGAAGATCTATGGGATATAAACTATAACCTAAGAATTTTTAGATTGTTTAAAACAAGACTAGAGGATCTAGGAAAATATAGAGATTTAAGAGATAGATATCACGATATTCCTGTGATGAGAGGTATAGAGGATATTATAAATAAGGCTATTGATAACAATAAAAAGATAAAAGATGATGCCTCTTTAGATTTGAGAGATATAAGATTTCATAAGAAAACTTTGACTATGAATATAAAAAGAAAGTTTGAGGATCTTTTTGATGAGCCAAGTTTATCAAAAGCTTTTCAAGAGAGAATAATCACTGAGAGAGATGGAAGAAGTGTTGTACCTGTAAAATCTGATTTTAAAGGTCTTATAAAGGGAATAGAGCACGATAGATCTTCTAGTGGACAGACTGTATTTATAGAACCACTTTCAATAGTAGCATTAAACAACAAGATGAGAGAGTTGGAGCTAAAGGAGAAAGAGGAGATAAGAAAGATACTGTTGAGAATAACTGAGCATGTAAGAAATGAGAGAGAGAGTATTGATGCAATAGGTGAGGCAATTTTATCTCTTGATATCTTGAATGCAAAGGCAGTATATGGTTTGGAGAAAAATTGTGTCATTCCACATATAAATAATAGAGAGATGTTGAGTTTAGTGGAGGCTAGACACCCATTTATTCCTGCTGATAAAATAGTACCACTAACATTTGAGATAGGAAGAGAGTATAATACTCTTTTAATTACTGGACCGAATACTGGAGGAAAGACAGTAGCTTTAAAGACAGCAGGATTACTTACATTG from the Fusobacterium sp. SYSU M8D902 genome contains:
- a CDS encoding D-alanine--D-alanine ligase, with protein sequence MRIAVFMGGISSEREVSLRSGAAILESLKNQGYDAYGVDVTEDNLITAFTENEYDLAYIALHGGYGENGTFQGLLDMLNKPYTGSGAMESAVTMDKAYTKAVAKMAGIKVAKTYNSVEEIDGFPVVVKPSRDGSSVGIYFCNNKEEVYNALKELEGKRPLIEEMIQGDELTVGVLNGEGLGVLRIIPKNEFYDYESKYAAGGSVHEYPAKIEKSAYDKAMENAVKIHNIVGLKGISRSDFMLKDGEVYFLEVNTCPGMTKTSLIPDLGTLKGYTFDDLVRIMVDTFRR
- a CDS encoding cell division protein FtsQ/DivIB yields the protein MKFIIRLIMIYLFSCLLYLIPSKFLSLDFFKIKEIKIEGNSKILSNELTELIEKLYNTNIWEIDIKKLEEYLKQDVRVEDVKIENPDLGLLKIKIKEKELAYYVQIKGKVYLLDQNGKIFGMLKERPEKDIYFMVAKDENDIMKLLELSKVLDDSILKNLISQIYIKDKDCIEIILLDGTIIKTNLLVEKEKYKILETLYNELVKTKKVEYIDIRFDDFIVKSSEEKNNGK
- the ftsA gene encoding cell division protein FtsA — translated: MGNRGKILKTVIDIGNNKIKAITGELSENGEVLRVLKYIESPSEGMIKNDIKDGEALSKSIKTVIDELANYSDEDIEAVTVGMGGESIKSRTINVEIFFEEDEITEEHIKLLVKEAEEKVLNEEEQILKTEIYNVKVNNSGIIKNPLGLVGTKLQADVHLIFTEKKRVAKLVETINRIGIDVENIILNAYASAKSTLEEEDRRMGVALVDIGEGSTDIILYKNDKIIYTETIPLGGMHFKSDLMYILKLNEEDTAIEILDKYREKDISPEGYIYYGEGKYIAALELEDFINARVEEMIDYINSTIEKSGFTGYLGKGLVLTGGVVYDKIINADKLLEKINKKTGYVARKVLPSTFSGLDSVNTSMATAIGLFYEVMEEEDQKIRTGSYTHQEIELKNEKIEQEIKEDEKLIETIEDELQKTEDIKQENKMMKAIKNWFSNFI
- the ftsZ gene encoding cell division protein FtsZ: MLMDQDLVKIKVLGAGGAGGNAINDMISSGVGGVEYIAANTDAQDLGKSLADIRIQLGEKLTRGLGAGADPEIGRQAAEEDVEKIKNLLEDTDMLFITAGMGGGTGTGSAPVIAKVAKELGVLTVAVVTRPFSFEGRKRKNNADVGIENLKKAVDALVIIPNDKLFELPDKTITLQNAFKEANNILKIGIRGVADLMIGNGLINLDFADIKATMLDSGVAVLGFGEGEGENRAIKATEKALQSPLLEKSILGASKILINITGAPDITLMEAQTISDMIRDAAGKTADDVMFGLVIEPEFGDRVQVTIIANNFANEEEKNEPFINVDIAKTEKVATETKEEAEKPNLDLPPWVRKR
- the rpsF gene encoding 30S ribosomal protein S6 translates to MKKYEIMFIINPTILEEGREAVIEKVTGVLTAAGATIQKSEKWGERKLAYPIDKKKTGFYVLTTFEIDGTVLSDVELKLNIVEEVLRYIIVKQD
- the rpsR gene encoding 30S ribosomal protein S18; its protein translation is MAEFRRRRAKLRVKAEEIDYKNVDLLKRFVSDKGKINPSRVTGANAKLQRKIAKAIKRARNIALIPYTRIEK
- the rpmB gene encoding 50S ribosomal protein L28; the encoded protein is MQRCEITGVGLISGNQISHSHRLTRRVWKPNLQVTSINVNGTSVKVKVCSRTLKTLKGLNDVEVMKFLKANAATLSTRLQKAMAK